The Tripterygium wilfordii isolate XIE 37 chromosome 1, ASM1340144v1, whole genome shotgun sequence sequence TTCTCAGTTCCTGCACATTTTGACAAATGTGAGAACCACATGCAGTATCTAATACCCATGATGTAGGAGCAGAAAGATTTATCTCAATAACATAAATACCTGTAGCAGAAGTctcacttcttttcttcttaagaTCTTCCAAGTACTTCTTGCAGTTCCTCTTCCAATGCCCGGTCTCACCGCAATGGAAGCATTTTGCATCCTTAGCAACCCCTCCTTTGGGTTTCAGTGCAGCAGATTTGGATTTGGaccttttatctttctttttgccCTTATCCATTTTCTTGTCCTTGCCTTTGCCCTTTTGGACCATCATGATGGACCCGGGCTTCTGCTTCTTCATGCTAGGCTCAGCTGTCTTCAGCATATTTAGAAGCTCTGGCTCATGTTATAGTTTAGAACAAACTGACTATAATTGTCCGGCAAAGATTGCAGCACTAAGTCAGTGGCTAAATCTTTATTTAGCTTGAAGCCCAATCTCTCAAGATCCTCAATGTACCCAATCATCTTGAGCACATGAGAATTGACAGAGCTTCCTTCTACCATTCTGCACTGAAACAATGCCTTGGAAATGTCATACCTCTCCTGTCGAGCCTGCTCTTGAAACAATTTCTTGAGGTGCTCGATCATCTCAAAAGCTTCCATGTTCTCATGTTGCTTTTGAAGCTCAGAGTTCATGGTagctgataggtatgataatacctattgtttttggtagaaatatccccctcttaagctttcttttgataaataatgagtgtatttatgtgttgatttgtattttgataggttgattgcggtttggatgaaaagcgacggaaaaagggttgaattgaagaaaatgtccaccgaccttcgtgtgttcaaatagtcataactttctatcACGTTtttggaatcgagcgcaacaaaaggcattggaaactagacatctcaagatttccgtagaatctaaaatcatgcaaatcggaggtcatatgaaGAAGTTATGggcatttgaatcatgtgcctaggggtaacgcgcctaggcgtgcgcctaggcgtggcgcgcctaggcgcacaaattgtgcacgcccaggatcactcctgcacgcccagccagagagttggacttgaatttgaagttgtgcacgcctaggattgcgcctaggcgtgcgcctaggcgtgtgcctaggcgtggtgcgcctaggcgtgaaaacaacgcgcctaggcgcaaaaagcaattttctgggttgttttaagtcgcgatttgtccgagctgcgggaacttttagacctagaatagaatttctggggagcgaaagcagagggggaggcgactcttggagctaggaggagagattcttcagctcaacttggatctactcaactaattgggtttattcatgattttctcatatctccttttgtgtttttctctcattatgtgtaactaaacctcttgtgccaaggctaggttgaagccttgggtttgatgactttgtttatgacttgatttacatatatatgagttgatttgggtataaatcttgtgtttctatgtttgattgcaatttcttcatgcttgtggtgtttggccaacactttaagtttttggatgaaattgtttggagaatttgcttagacaataatatgtcaagtagattatgcttcttgaaacacttgattatgaatgtgtctccctttaattaggtgacaatttgtatgaatcctaatctccatagaactccatgaatttctatgcatgtttagaccaataagatggctagaatgtatttaggaatatccgacctagaccaataagatggctagtaatcgattttagggagatttggcttaagtgcgctaaaaccgacttaagtacggattcgttatgcccgaattagcaaatatgtgtgtgaatttgtgtcatcgcaagttatttcccaagggggattccaaagctttggtgtttatctcatttgcattagttacatccttattcaaagaaaataccaaaaatactttactatttgcttgttttagtttaattacccaaccaaacaatcttgagttgaactttacttttgtttgcattgtccatacgtaaatacaagtataaatttggattagatataacaccgtccctgtggattcgacccttgcttatcattgtgctgtagtcgccgactagtacacttgctagtaaggttaatttagacccaacagtagCCAACATGAGGCATCCAACATCCAAGGAATCATCTTGATGCTTCTTATAAACATCTTTTTCTACCCTAGGGGCAGTAGCTGGAGGTTCCTCAGGAACAACACGCTCTAGGACATACAACTTCTTTTCATGTTTGAGAACAATTCTCAAATTTCTGTACCAATCGATGAAGTTTGTCCCATTCAGCTTGTCCTTCTCAAGGACAGATCGTAGAGataaattatttggattttgtgaTGCCATAGTGATCTACAACAGAAAATATGCAAAATAAATATCATGCTTTAAGATCATCTAATAGGACTTTAATTAAATGATGCTCCCACTATTTAATTCGAATTAATAACCATCACATTAATTCGGAAAGTTCTAAACTTTCTAGTGGGCCAAGATCCATATTTCACTTACTCTTGAGACAGCTTTGGCTGAAAAACCCAAGACTAAGCTATTTAGGTAAGCAACTTTTGCTAATTGCATCTCCATGCAATTCTTGGATCAGTTGGGTAAATAATTCTTGTTTAATCTCATCTTATGGATTAAACCCAACTCTTTGCCTCTAGGCTTCCAATCCTATTGGACTTGTCCCAGTTAAGTTGAACCCAATGATTAACAAGCGGAACAAGGCATCCTGCTTTGGCAGACTCTACCTTTTCCTTCATGCCTTCTACAAGATAGAATAAAGCACCCCGCTTTGGCAGAAACTACTTATGTTCGATCGAGAGCTTGACAAGTGTTAATCATTGGAAGGCATcaacttaataattttattgagggatttcaTCTCACCATATCATGAATTAATCTCATTAATTCTAATTAATTTGATCTCAACAAATTAAGTCCATATTACCTAATTGGCCTTTAAACTAGATGGATTAGCATGCACTATCATTATCTATTatcacataataataataaaacaataaaatttaaacGTGACATGATTATAGCCCAGCTACATCAGTCCTCCCAAGCCAATGAGAGAACCGACAAGTCAACCTAGGTAAAACTTCGCAAGTCCTTTCTTTCGGTCATCTTTTCTTCATATGGTTAAGAAAACGCTCCATCCTCCAAGGGAATTCTCCGTTGCTTTAATCCTATTTTAATCTTAATTCTAATTACATCATATGTAATAGAAAACCTCGAGTTACATTCGAGGGGAGAAGAGATGAGAAAAGGAATTACAATGAGAAATAGGAGGTAAGGCACGACATGCAAGCCGtattttccataaaaatatattgaataaagTAAATCATTCACAAGGGTCTTCAGGGCTATAATCATGCACCATGcttcaccaagcacacaaaAATGCATAAACTAATCAATTTATTTTAACCTTTAAAATAATCTTTTATGGCCAATTGGATTTTATAGATCCTTACATATGCAACTTTTGCACTATCAGATTAAATATATAATCCAattcaattaatcaaatattatatatctaatatatatttgaatcaatCAAAGCATACATGGAATCCTCTAGACATAATCGAATATGTTTTAAAcatggctccgataccacttaaaggaatcgaacaacgatcaagcagcggaagaataaaaattttcgattcctaatccgaggatctgtttaaaaacaacattcgattatgggtttagaatagttacccttgtagCGCGCCTTTCGTACAGTCGAAGCATCCAACGAACACGAACTTTCTGATCGTGCCTCTACGGTATCCACACGAACGATGCAATCTTCGTGTACGTCTCACGTCCACGAACGAAACTCACGAGCCCTCCGGTTGCTAGACCGAAACGAACCCGCCGTCTTCAAATCTAattcaacaccttgaatcagtacagtgagcaaaataggtGAACACCTTTCGAAAGACTCTCAGCTTTCTCAGAAAAACTCACGTCTGACTTCTATGTTTTCACAAAAACTTATtcttttaataacaaaattattatatataataataattaagaatgGATGACCATTCACCCTCGAATTCTATCTCtttgtaaacatatatatatatacacgttcaacacttttgtggttttttatatatatatatatatatgtattatatatatctttatatatatttgtaaacatatacgtatatatatataacacattcaaaccttttgtgtttatatatatatatatatatatatctataacgtgtgtgtatatatatatatatctctttatatatataaagaaaataagataaaatagaattccaaaaaatgtttgagtcctactcaaatacttatcttggtttctagaaatttattaataccaaagtcaaaatatcctagtccaactaggaccgaaaaatgctcacattaaatatgaaattcatctcatgaattttacgttccgtattgcttatcattcttagtgtgtgaccctgtaggttcccgtaatgttggtagtaattataaaatcctattttagaattacaagcagtgagtgatgtctagcaacatatcactgctacccaaattacgagaaagtcaatATTTTGACTCAACCTTTACCGCGACTAATGTTACTGTGTTGTAAAAtccttttatcctcgatatcttgattgaacacgagacatggatatgtcaccctcgtatagctcaatcaatgtttcctgattcccgaataagctgatcaaaacaaatgacattgatatcattatatcaactcatttgagcatggccatgcatttatcagctctattcaatcaagaggccttagatatcaatctcgtgttatgagaaggataaattccatcttgatcactcatatccctctacataatttattatacacctgatcaccacctttatagccacctttataagggcaacgtttgacagtgtcaaaatgaacaatttcttatgtcgggaacaatggtgatctcaggtcgaaggactacataacaccatcatcactatgaaattatttatgacatccataacacgatccatgtaatgatttcatggtgggtcgatccagtacataaattctccaatttatgtacctacgtgttgacttaatatcatatattaatcaagcacatattagcctctacatattattgtcgtccctgttaacaataatatttggctaaggacatttaagaatatacattatattctagggacattattacaataattcatactacacagatataaataattgcaataaccaaaaaataactttattaataaaatatccatgataatataatgtgctaaagaatcatcatatgattgactttagtgcacactctccaacaGGACTTGCACTTATGATTAACAAAAATTTGTAGCCATGAAAACAACACCCATCTGGATTTGGACCATTTTAACTAGAATTGCATATAATGCACAGAGCATAGAATGATGCAGGATGTTTGAGGCATTTGGTCGAACATTTGAAAGGCAAGGCAAGTTCTCCTAGAATGTGCCTTGAATTAAAGTACACTTGATCCCAATGTTCTTTATCTCAATGGAACGCACACGATTTCATGTGGGGTATGTGAGACCCATGATTTCAAATGATTTGTAACTTTGTATGCATCCATCAATCTAAGCATTTGGATAACTGAGACAAAAAACACTGAATCGTTTAAGTGGTGGCTTATATTATTATCTTGGGTTTTAGTGTAGAATGCTGGAGTGCGTTATGTAAGGTTGTAGGGAAATCGGCCCAGGCCCAAGACCAAGcccaaaggaaagaaaagatggATCATATCCAATATTCAAACATATTGGAAAGATTTTTCGGCCCAATTGTATGACCGGCCTACTTTACAAATTTTCGGCCCAGTCCAAACAAAGGTCTTCACCTAGTTTCTCAGCTGACCTCTCCCTCAAGAAAACAGTCGTATATTCCTCTTCAGCCCAAATAGAGCGAGAGAAAtcaaagctaaaaaagcaggacgagagagagagagagagagatcgcgTATTGACAAGCAGGGGGAGACCAGATCGAGTAGATAATGGAGTGCGTGTTCGGACTAGTTGGAGACGGCTTCGCTGTAGTGGCCGCCGATACGTCGGCGGTCCACAGCATCCTCGTCCACAAATCTAACGAGGACAA is a genomic window containing:
- the LOC120002286 gene encoding uncharacterized protein LOC120002286, which encodes MKEKVESAKAGCLVPLVNHWVQLNWDKSNRIGSLEAKSWITMASQNPNNLSLRSVLEKDKLNGTNFIDWYRNLRIVLKHEKKLYVLERVVPEEPPATAPRVEKDVYKKHQDDSLDVGCLMLATVLSYLSATMNSELQKQHENMEAFEMIEHLKKLFQEQARQERYDISKALFQCRMVEGSSVNSHVLKMIGYIEDLERLGFKLNKDLATDLVLQSLPDNYSQFVLNYNMSQSF